In one window of Bacteroidales bacterium DNA:
- a CDS encoding DUF4835 family protein, with protein MIRTLLVKQMIVFFLVMVNVKAFTQEFKASISVSASELEGTDRRIFEELQSALYEFVNERTWTNYSFSPEERIECTFMLSLSNRVSGSEYEGRLNVVFRRPVFQTSYETPMFNFIDKDVRFKYDMGETLNYSDNQYTSAITSLFAYYVYIILGLDFDSFSPNGGTPYFQKAQSIVNSAQSSIEKGWKSFENQRNRYWLVENLLNSSYSSIRQFSYKYHRRGLDVMSGNLEMGRSTIAESLEDLRKANRVKPGLFLVQVILETKREEISNIFKEASPMDKTKALNILTEIDPSNSATYQRLFATEGQ; from the coding sequence ATGATCAGAACCCTCCTGGTGAAACAGATGATCGTCTTCTTCCTTGTAATGGTCAATGTTAAGGCCTTTACGCAGGAATTCAAAGCTTCCATCAGTGTATCCGCTTCTGAACTCGAAGGCACCGACCGCAGAATTTTTGAGGAACTGCAATCTGCACTCTATGAATTTGTCAACGAACGTACCTGGACCAACTATTCCTTTAGCCCGGAAGAAAGAATTGAATGTACCTTTATGCTCTCCCTCTCCAACAGGGTCAGCGGAAGCGAATATGAAGGCCGCCTGAATGTGGTCTTCAGAAGACCCGTGTTTCAAACTTCTTACGAAACACCCATGTTTAACTTCATCGACAAAGATGTAAGGTTCAAGTACGACATGGGAGAAACATTGAATTATTCTGATAATCAATACACTTCAGCAATCACCTCCCTTTTCGCCTATTATGTCTACATCATCCTGGGACTGGATTTTGACTCGTTCTCTCCTAACGGAGGAACACCGTATTTTCAAAAAGCTCAAAGCATTGTCAATTCAGCTCAATCCTCCATTGAGAAAGGATGGAAATCGTTCGAGAACCAGCGAAACAGGTACTGGCTGGTCGAAAACCTGCTGAACTCTTCCTATTCATCCATCCGGCAATTCTCGTATAAATACCACAGGAGAGGATTGGACGTAATGTCAGGAAATCTGGAGATGGGCAGAAGCACCATCGCCGAATCCCTCGAAGATCTACGAAAGGCAAACCGTGTCAAACCCGGACTTTTCCTGGTGCAGGTCATTCTGGAAACCAAACGTGAAGAAATCAGCAATATTTTCAAAGAGGCCTCTCCCATGGATAAAACAAAGGCCCTGAATATCCTGACAGAGATCGATCCTTCCAATTCGGCTACCTATCAGCGATTATTTGCTACTGAAGGGCAGTGA
- the bamD gene encoding outer membrane protein assembly factor BamD, which yields MIRNSPKAFFFICFVLIISSCSNYQKLLKNPDYGERYEMAVIYYNQGDYYRALELFETVLPFYRGSEKAEDLNYYYAYCHYHQRDYELASHYFKRFAKNFPTSRYAEECQFMSANCKYKLSPTYSLDQTNTLEAINELQLFIDLYPKSDRITECNELIDQLRSKLEKKAIEIAKLYLKMENYNAAITALNNVLKDYPGTDYKEEIMFSLAKAHYFYAEKSIAEKKLERHQSAIEAYDAFVATFPESEYLKQINNFSKNSRRQVKN from the coding sequence ATGATCCGAAACAGCCCGAAAGCCTTCTTTTTTATTTGCTTTGTTCTGATCATCAGTTCGTGCAGTAATTACCAGAAATTGCTGAAAAATCCTGATTATGGTGAACGTTATGAAATGGCGGTCATCTACTATAACCAGGGTGATTATTACAGGGCACTGGAACTTTTTGAAACCGTGCTGCCCTTCTACCGGGGTAGCGAAAAAGCGGAAGATCTGAACTACTATTACGCATACTGCCACTACCACCAAAGGGATTACGAACTGGCCAGCCACTATTTCAAACGGTTTGCCAAGAATTTTCCTACCAGCAGGTACGCCGAAGAATGCCAGTTCATGAGCGCAAATTGCAAATATAAACTGTCACCCACTTATTCGCTGGACCAGACCAATACACTGGAGGCAATCAATGAACTACAGCTTTTCATTGACCTTTATCCGAAAAGTGACCGAATTACTGAATGCAACGAACTCATTGACCAGTTGCGGAGTAAGCTCGAGAAAAAAGCCATTGAGATTGCAAAGCTTTACCTTAAAATGGAAAACTACAATGCAGCCATCACAGCACTGAATAACGTCCTGAAAGATTATCCGGGAACAGATTACAAGGAGGAGATCATGTTCAGCCTGGCAAAGGCTCATTATTTTTATGCCGAGAAAAGCATTGCAGAAAAAAAACTAGAGAGGCACCAGAGTGCGATCGAAGCATATGACGCCTTTGTTGCAACTTTTCCGGAAAGCGAGTATCTTAAACAGATCAATAATTTTAGTAAAAATTCCAGAAGACAGGTTAAAAACTAA
- a CDS encoding DNA-directed RNA polymerase subunit omega, translating into MDYKKSKADSTTVTRNMRDFDEETGNIYESVAILSKRANSIALEMKEELSKKIAEFASPTDNLEEVFENREQIEIAKFYERLPKPTLIAVSEFLNDQIYYRNPAKDKKPKTS; encoded by the coding sequence ATGGATTACAAAAAGTCAAAAGCTGATTCTACCACGGTCACCAGAAACATGCGTGATTTTGACGAAGAAACCGGTAACATCTATGAATCAGTTGCCATTTTGTCAAAACGTGCGAATTCCATTGCTCTTGAAATGAAAGAGGAACTGAGCAAGAAAATTGCCGAGTTTGCCTCCCCAACGGATAACCTGGAGGAGGTTTTTGAAAACAGGGAACAGATTGAAATCGCCAAGTTCTACGAACGGTTGCCAAAACCCACGCTGATCGCTGTCAGCGAGTTCCTCAATGATCAGATCTACTACCGAAATCCTGCAAAGGATAAAAAACCAAAAACTTCTTAA
- the ndk gene encoding nucleoside-diphosphate kinase: MTGNITLTMVKPLAVKQGYTGPILAQIAEAGFRIIALKYLRLSEAQARAFYLVHKDRPFYNDLVRSMTSGPIVAAILEKENAVEAYRALIGPTDPSKAPEGSIRKKFGTSIEANAVHGSDSDDNAITESNFFFSQLERL; this comes from the coding sequence ATGACTGGTAACATCACGCTGACAATGGTCAAACCTCTGGCCGTGAAGCAGGGATACACCGGGCCCATTCTTGCGCAGATCGCAGAGGCCGGATTTCGCATCATCGCCTTGAAATATTTGCGCCTGAGCGAAGCCCAGGCAAGGGCATTTTATTTAGTCCACAAGGACCGGCCTTTTTACAATGACCTGGTCAGATCGATGACATCCGGACCCATTGTGGCGGCCATACTGGAAAAAGAAAACGCCGTGGAGGCTTACAGGGCATTGATCGGTCCCACGGACCCATCCAAGGCACCGGAGGGTTCGATACGGAAGAAGTTTGGAACGTCCATCGAGGCCAATGCCGTGCACGGGTCTGACAGTGACGATAACGCGATCACTGAGAGCAACTTCTTTTTTTCTCAGCTGGAACGGTTGTAG
- a CDS encoding FKBP-type peptidyl-prolyl cis-trans isomerase — protein MLYDIQILKVQTKEEHQAEQEKAKQERATKEEKNKIESQRFLEQNSKKDGVITLPSGLQYKVITMGTGERPGPDDMVTVHYKGTLINGTVFDSSIDRGQPASFKVNGVIRGWTEALQLMPVGSKWTLYIPSDLAYKNQQRGQHIEPNMALIFDVELLEITKE, from the coding sequence TTGCTGTACGACATCCAGATACTGAAGGTACAAACCAAGGAAGAACATCAGGCTGAACAGGAAAAGGCAAAGCAGGAACGTGCCACAAAGGAAGAAAAGAACAAAATTGAAAGTCAGCGGTTTCTTGAGCAAAACAGCAAAAAGGATGGCGTGATCACACTGCCCAGTGGATTGCAGTATAAGGTGATCACCATGGGTACAGGTGAAAGACCTGGACCAGATGATATGGTCACCGTTCATTACAAGGGAACCTTGATCAATGGAACCGTATTCGACAGCTCCATTGATAGGGGACAACCGGCTTCCTTTAAAGTGAACGGCGTTATCAGAGGTTGGACGGAGGCCCTTCAGTTAATGCCAGTCGGTTCCAAATGGACACTGTACATTCCCTCTGACCTGGCCTATAAGAATCAGCAAAGGGGACAGCACATTGAACCCAACATGGCATTGATATTTGATGTTGAGCTCCTTGAAATTACCAAGGAATAA
- the coaBC gene encoding bifunctional phosphopantothenoylcysteine decarboxylase/phosphopantothenate--cysteine ligase CoaBC gives MLTGKKIVIGVTGSIAAYKAAYLVRLLVKENAEVKVMMTPSARDFITPLTLSTLSRNAVLCDPFDARDGSWNSHVDLGLWADLMIIAPLTANTMAKMAHGIADNFLVTAFLSARCPVFFAPAMDLDMYRHPTTQMNLHKLISMGCTLIEPQVGELASGLSGEGRMEEPDRILEVAKRYFSVRNELRGKTVLISAGPTYEAIDPVRYIANHSTGTMGFALAHEAAARGASVILVAGPSTLMVTNANIQRINVTSANEMYDECLRHFPACSIAIMSAAVADFRPAKKASEKIKKDGDSLSLILEPTVDILKTMGDRKKSHQFLVGFALETDNELVNAKGKLQNKNLDLIVLNSLRDEGAGFGYETNKITLIDRKHSPQSFAMKPKQEVAKDIIDWLVNKILPK, from the coding sequence ATGCTCACAGGTAAAAAGATAGTGATCGGCGTAACCGGCAGCATAGCTGCCTACAAGGCTGCTTATCTGGTGAGGTTACTGGTAAAGGAGAACGCAGAGGTTAAAGTGATGATGACACCTTCAGCACGCGATTTTATCACTCCGCTGACCCTGTCCACCCTTTCCAGAAATGCCGTTCTCTGTGATCCATTCGATGCAAGGGATGGTTCCTGGAACAGCCATGTCGACCTGGGACTGTGGGCGGATCTGATGATCATTGCCCCGCTCACGGCAAATACCATGGCCAAAATGGCCCACGGCATCGCCGATAACTTCCTGGTCACCGCGTTCCTCTCTGCACGCTGCCCTGTCTTTTTTGCACCCGCCATGGACCTGGATATGTACAGGCACCCGACCACTCAGATGAACCTGCATAAACTGATCAGCATGGGCTGCACCCTGATTGAGCCCCAGGTTGGTGAACTTGCAAGCGGTTTAAGCGGAGAGGGTAGGATGGAGGAACCTGACAGGATCCTGGAAGTGGCTAAACGATATTTTAGCGTACGTAACGAACTCAGGGGAAAAACTGTGCTGATCTCTGCCGGGCCCACCTACGAAGCAATCGACCCGGTCAGGTATATCGCAAACCACTCGACGGGTACGATGGGATTTGCACTGGCACATGAAGCCGCTGCACGAGGAGCTTCCGTGATCCTGGTGGCCGGTCCTTCAACCCTGATGGTTACCAATGCAAACATTCAAAGGATCAACGTCACTTCTGCAAACGAAATGTACGACGAGTGCCTCCGACACTTTCCCGCTTGTTCCATAGCGATCATGTCGGCAGCGGTGGCCGATTTCAGGCCGGCAAAAAAAGCCAGCGAGAAGATAAAAAAAGACGGGGATTCCCTGTCCCTTATCCTGGAGCCCACTGTGGATATCCTCAAAACAATGGGCGATAGGAAAAAATCCCATCAATTTCTTGTTGGATTTGCACTGGAAACGGATAATGAACTGGTCAACGCAAAAGGAAAACTGCAAAATAAAAACCTTGACCTGATCGTTCTTAATTCTCTGAGAGATGAAGGTGCCGGATTTGGATACGAAACAAACAAAATCACCCTCATCGACCGGAAACACAGCCCACAATCCTTCGCCATGAAACCAAAGCAGGAAGTTGCCAAAGATATCATCGACTGGTTAGTAAATAAAATCTTACCCAAATGA
- a CDS encoding galactokinase, with amino-acid sequence MQKRIKDLHQHFESRFGPGEKDIRIFFAPGRVNLIGEHTDYNGGYVLPCALQYGTLLLIRFNNLGRIRLASLNFPFSIDIPLSDASVKRGQEWVNYPLGVIRQFRHTITEIRGMDMIYQGDIPNGAGLSSSASIEMVTAFAVNELYGLEWDMLSLIKASRKAENDFVGVNCGIMDQYAVGNGKKDHAIFLDCDKIEHQLIPLDLNGCRLVISNTNKKRALADSKYNERVSECSQAVGYLRKFLDIRNLGQVTRSEFEKYQHEIPEETIRKRAQHVISENNRVILAVMAMRQSDLLALGALMNQSHESLRYDYEVTGFELDSMVEAARQIPGVVGSRMTGAGFGGCTVSIVQQDQIAHFQNEAGEKYLKKTGLIPSFYVADVGDGVTEIKAG; translated from the coding sequence ATGCAAAAAAGGATCAAGGACCTTCATCAGCATTTTGAATCCCGGTTCGGACCTGGCGAAAAGGATATCCGTATCTTTTTCGCCCCCGGCCGCGTCAACCTGATTGGTGAACATACTGATTACAATGGCGGGTACGTTCTGCCGTGTGCCCTGCAATACGGTACGCTTCTCCTGATCCGCTTCAACAACCTCGGACGGATACGCCTCGCCTCCCTGAATTTTCCCTTTTCCATCGACATTCCCCTCTCCGATGCATCCGTCAAAAGGGGACAGGAATGGGTGAATTATCCACTGGGCGTGATCCGGCAGTTCAGGCACACCATCACGGAGATCCGAGGCATGGATATGATCTATCAGGGAGATATTCCTAATGGCGCAGGCTTATCCTCGTCGGCTTCCATCGAAATGGTGACGGCGTTCGCCGTGAATGAGCTTTATGGCCTGGAATGGGATATGCTCAGCCTCATCAAGGCATCACGGAAAGCGGAAAACGATTTTGTGGGGGTCAACTGCGGTATTATGGACCAATACGCTGTCGGAAATGGCAAAAAAGATCACGCAATTTTCCTGGACTGCGATAAAATTGAGCACCAGCTGATCCCCCTTGACCTGAACGGCTGCAGGTTAGTGATCTCCAACACCAATAAAAAACGTGCACTGGCCGACTCTAAGTACAACGAACGGGTCAGCGAATGTAGCCAAGCTGTCGGATATCTCAGGAAGTTTCTGGATATCCGCAACCTTGGACAGGTAACACGCTCTGAATTTGAGAAATACCAGCATGAGATCCCGGAGGAGACCATCCGTAAGAGGGCCCAGCATGTGATCTCTGAAAACAACCGGGTCATTCTTGCCGTCATGGCCATGCGCCAGAGCGATCTTTTAGCACTGGGCGCCCTGATGAATCAATCACACGAATCGCTCCGGTACGATTATGAAGTGACTGGCTTTGAACTGGATTCCATGGTGGAGGCAGCCCGGCAAATTCCGGGCGTCGTCGGCAGCCGGATGACCGGGGCGGGATTCGGCGGCTGCACGGTAAGCATCGTTCAACAGGATCAGATAGCCCACTTCCAAAACGAAGCAGGAGAGAAATACCTTAAAAAAACAGGTCTCATCCCTTCATTCTATGTGGCCGATGTCGGCGATGGGGTGACCGAAATCAAGGCAGGATAA
- the recN gene encoding DNA repair protein RecN, with protein MITHLTIKNYALIRELDVDLSGGFLVITGETGAGKSILLGALSLILGQRADASLLNEKDKKCIVEGTFRITTYSLESFFQKNDLDWNETTLLRREVSPNGTSRAFINDTPVTVATLKELGEKLVNIHSQYQTLTLNDVSFQLTVIDHYAGIIQQVAAYRRQFDQLVQQRAALARLSQDEARSRSGMEYDQFIFEELEKAQLQKGEQEAIEKELQVLVNAEEIKSSLFTAAQAVVHGDQTILDQLREITAALMRSVRFCQDLQSLTDRLNEINIEMKDIALEIDRLETKINYDPERIRILNERVDLINKLEHKHQVGSIDELLDLKESLQAKIRSWQSRSDRIQLLEKEINTMEETLKRLADEISSKRSEICPDLEKEVIGLLQDLGMPDGRFVVEQTRNESLTKDGWDQVAFLFNANRGGEVREISGIASGGERSRLMLSLKSLLAQKNLLPTIIFDEIDMGISGEVAGKMGTILKRMSGFMQVIVITHLPQIAGKAQAHYLVYKTADIFAAQTFLKKLTKEERILEIAKMLSDQQVTESAIMAAKELMKHNL; from the coding sequence ATGATTACCCATCTCACGATAAAGAATTATGCATTGATCAGGGAACTGGATGTTGACTTGTCCGGTGGTTTTCTGGTCATAACGGGGGAAACAGGCGCTGGTAAATCAATCCTGCTTGGTGCACTTTCGTTGATTCTCGGACAACGTGCCGATGCAAGCCTTCTGAATGAAAAAGATAAAAAATGCATCGTTGAAGGCACCTTTCGCATTACGACATATTCCCTGGAATCTTTTTTTCAGAAGAATGACCTTGACTGGAACGAAACCACACTTCTCCGGCGGGAGGTCAGCCCAAACGGGACATCCAGGGCATTCATCAATGATACGCCGGTCACCGTGGCCACCCTGAAGGAACTGGGAGAAAAACTGGTCAACATCCACTCACAATACCAAACCCTTACATTGAACGACGTCAGTTTTCAGCTGACCGTCATTGATCATTATGCGGGGATCATCCAGCAGGTTGCCGCTTATCGCCGGCAGTTCGATCAGCTTGTACAGCAAAGGGCCGCACTGGCACGACTCTCCCAGGATGAGGCACGTTCGAGATCCGGCATGGAGTACGATCAGTTTATCTTTGAGGAACTTGAAAAGGCACAGCTTCAAAAAGGGGAACAGGAGGCTATCGAGAAGGAATTGCAGGTACTGGTCAATGCCGAAGAAATCAAATCCAGCCTTTTTACTGCCGCTCAGGCAGTGGTGCATGGAGACCAAACGATCCTGGACCAGCTCCGGGAGATAACAGCCGCATTGATGAGATCGGTCAGGTTCTGTCAGGATCTTCAATCCCTGACCGACCGCCTGAACGAAATTAACATTGAGATGAAAGACATCGCTCTGGAGATCGACCGGCTGGAAACCAAAATCAACTACGATCCTGAAAGGATAAGGATTCTGAACGAAAGGGTCGACCTGATCAATAAACTGGAACATAAGCACCAAGTGGGTTCCATTGATGAACTGCTTGATCTTAAGGAAAGTTTACAGGCAAAAATTCGTTCCTGGCAATCACGGAGTGATCGAATTCAACTCCTTGAAAAAGAAATTAATACAATGGAAGAAACTTTAAAAAGGCTGGCGGATGAGATTTCTTCCAAACGGAGTGAGATCTGCCCTGACCTTGAAAAGGAGGTGATCGGACTGCTGCAGGATTTGGGCATGCCTGATGGCCGGTTCGTGGTGGAACAAACCCGGAACGAATCACTGACCAAAGATGGATGGGACCAGGTGGCTTTTTTGTTCAACGCCAACAGGGGAGGGGAGGTCAGGGAAATCTCAGGCATTGCTTCAGGGGGTGAGCGCTCAAGGCTTATGCTGAGCCTTAAATCACTCCTTGCACAAAAAAACCTGCTTCCAACTATTATTTTTGATGAGATCGATATGGGAATTTCAGGGGAAGTGGCCGGTAAAATGGGAACCATTCTTAAACGAATGTCAGGTTTCATGCAGGTGATCGTTATTACACATCTTCCCCAGATTGCAGGCAAAGCCCAGGCCCATTACCTGGTATACAAGACAGCAGACATTTTTGCAGCACAGACCTTTCTGAAAAAACTGACCAAAGAGGAGCGGATCCTTGAAATAGCCAAAATGCTCAGTGACCAGCAGGTCACTGAATCAGCCATCATGGCTGCGAAAGAATTGATGAAACATAACCTGTAA
- a CDS encoding FKBP-type peptidyl-prolyl cis-trans isomerase: MNEKLVREEDELINEFIKRYEWDMKKTGTGLRYMIYSAGAGSAARERNKATIHYSVVLLNGDTCYTAVRKEFIVGKGQIEAGLDEGVRMMHVGDKAKFILPSHLAFGLIGDHQSIPQKATLVYDVYLLEVNDI; encoded by the coding sequence GTGAATGAAAAGCTGGTCAGGGAAGAAGACGAATTGATCAATGAATTCATCAAACGTTATGAATGGGATATGAAAAAGACGGGCACAGGACTTCGCTATATGATCTATTCAGCAGGCGCGGGGTCCGCAGCCCGGGAACGCAATAAGGCGACCATCCATTATTCTGTGGTTTTGCTGAACGGAGACACTTGCTATACGGCCGTTAGAAAAGAATTCATCGTTGGTAAAGGTCAAATTGAAGCAGGGCTGGATGAGGGCGTACGAATGATGCATGTGGGAGATAAAGCAAAATTTATATTACCTTCGCACCTCGCTTTTGGATTGATAGGCGACCATCAATCCATCCCGCAAAAAGCAACCTTGGTTTACGATGTTTATCTTTTGGAAGTGAATGATATTTAA
- a CDS encoding energy transducer TonB has protein sequence MASNKDKTPAKKKKFLALPKYPGGSSAFKRFLSDNLSYPDEALQNKIEGDVYVKFRVSDLGVVIEAHIEKGLGHGCDEEALRVVRLLRYESVKNRGIRVQSSMRTKIPFRLSKTRPAVQVVYAAPAVEKKNIPEEKVPDKKSTVYSYTIHYPKKTPDAGRKGD, from the coding sequence ATGGCGAGCAACAAAGATAAAACACCAGCCAAAAAGAAAAAATTCCTGGCACTCCCCAAGTACCCGGGAGGAAGCAGTGCTTTCAAACGCTTTCTTTCGGATAACCTGTCTTACCCGGATGAAGCGCTACAAAATAAAATTGAAGGAGACGTCTATGTAAAATTCAGGGTCAGTGACCTTGGGGTGGTCATTGAAGCACATATTGAGAAAGGCCTTGGTCACGGATGCGACGAAGAAGCATTGCGGGTTGTCCGCCTGCTCAGATATGAATCGGTAAAGAACAGGGGGATACGGGTTCAGTCAAGCATGAGGACGAAGATCCCTTTCCGCCTGAGCAAAACACGGCCAGCGGTTCAGGTTGTTTATGCCGCACCGGCCGTTGAGAAAAAAAACATCCCGGAGGAAAAAGTACCTGACAAGAAAAGCACCGTTTATTCCTATACGATCCACTATCCGAAAAAGACACCCGATGCCGGCCGGAAAGGGGACTAA
- a CDS encoding SDR family oxidoreductase: MTNQLLNGKKGIIFGALDEKSIAWQVALKAFEAGATFTLSNTPAALRFGTIEQLAEKCNAEIIPADATSEQDIENVFRKSLDVHGGQVDFVLHSIGMSMNVRKKKIYPDLDYDYFMKTLDISAISFHKMLQTAYKLDAIREWGSVVALSYIAAQRTLYAYNDMADAKALLESICRSFGYIYGRERKVRVNTISQSPTMTTAGSGVRVIKGLMDFTDRMSPLGNASAEECAGYCIMLFSDLTHKVTMQNLYHDGGFSSMGMSLRAMRMYARSLECDECPEVD, translated from the coding sequence ATGACAAACCAGCTCTTAAACGGGAAAAAGGGGATCATTTTCGGTGCCCTGGATGAAAAGTCAATTGCCTGGCAGGTAGCCTTAAAAGCTTTTGAAGCCGGCGCCACGTTTACACTATCCAACACACCGGCCGCCCTGCGTTTCGGAACCATTGAACAGCTTGCCGAAAAATGCAATGCTGAAATCATCCCGGCTGACGCCACCAGTGAGCAGGACATTGAAAATGTGTTCAGGAAATCCCTGGATGTCCACGGGGGGCAGGTTGACTTTGTGCTGCATTCCATCGGGATGTCGATGAATGTCCGAAAGAAAAAGATCTATCCCGATCTGGATTACGATTATTTTATGAAGACGCTCGACATTTCAGCAATCTCTTTCCATAAGATGCTTCAGACAGCTTATAAGCTCGACGCCATCCGTGAGTGGGGTTCAGTAGTGGCTCTATCCTACATCGCTGCACAGAGAACCCTTTATGCTTATAACGACATGGCCGATGCAAAAGCCCTCCTGGAATCGATTTGCCGGAGCTTTGGCTATATCTACGGCCGCGAACGTAAAGTCAGGGTCAATACCATTTCCCAGTCACCTACCATGACGACAGCAGGAAGTGGTGTACGTGTCATAAAAGGGCTGATGGATTTCACTGACCGAATGTCGCCGCTTGGCAATGCCTCAGCCGAAGAATGTGCCGGTTATTGCATAATGCTCTTTTCTGACCTGACGCACAAAGTGACCATGCAAAACCTCTATCACGACGGAGGTTTCTCCAGCATGGGTATGAGCCTTCGGGCGATGAGAATGTATGCAAGAAGCCTGGAATGCGATGAATGTCCGGAGGTGGATTAG
- a CDS encoding DHH family phosphoesterase, whose protein sequence is MDSAVFESIRQLLITPKRIVITSHVNPDGDAVGSSLGLYWFLSGLGHQVQVIIPNSFPSFLSWLPGCDRIVHHKGKSQESLQFIESAEVIFCLDFNALNRLDTLEESVRNSNGTRVLIDHHAQPVQEFDHLISIVETSSTSEIVFDFMDAFNVPHLIDKKIAECLFVGIMTDTGSFSFGCNYVNTFNIVARLISLGIDVEHIHRLVYDTYTESRMRLLGYSLSEKLKVLGNYHTAYISLTKKELRQFRHQIGDTEGIVNYALSIKGINLAILLIEREKYIRLSLRSKGKFSVNDLARQYFNGGGHKNAAGGNSYANMEQTLEKIHGLLPLLKDQLNY, encoded by the coding sequence GTGGATTCAGCTGTTTTTGAGAGCATCCGGCAACTGTTGATCACCCCGAAAAGGATCGTGATCACTTCCCACGTCAATCCAGATGGAGATGCAGTTGGCTCAAGCCTTGGATTATACTGGTTTTTGTCTGGCCTTGGACATCAGGTGCAGGTGATCATCCCCAATTCTTTTCCCTCATTTTTGTCCTGGCTGCCGGGATGTGACCGGATCGTTCATCACAAGGGGAAATCTCAGGAATCCCTTCAATTCATCGAATCGGCGGAAGTGATCTTTTGTCTTGATTTCAATGCGCTCAACAGGTTGGACACACTGGAGGAATCCGTCCGGAATTCGAACGGCACCAGGGTATTGATTGACCACCATGCCCAGCCGGTTCAGGAATTTGACCACCTGATCTCCATCGTAGAAACATCCTCCACATCCGAGATTGTTTTTGATTTCATGGACGCATTTAACGTTCCTCACCTGATTGACAAAAAAATTGCTGAATGCCTATTTGTAGGGATCATGACCGACACAGGATCGTTCAGCTTCGGTTGTAATTACGTAAACACGTTCAACATCGTCGCCCGCCTGATCTCACTGGGCATTGATGTGGAACATATCCACCGGCTGGTTTATGACACCTACACTGAATCCAGAATGCGGCTCCTGGGATACTCGCTGAGTGAGAAATTAAAAGTTCTTGGCAACTACCACACAGCTTATATCAGTCTCACCAAAAAAGAACTGAGACAATTCAGGCATCAGATCGGTGATACGGAAGGGATCGTTAATTATGCATTGTCCATCAAGGGCATCAACCTGGCCATTTTACTGATTGAAAGGGAAAAGTATATCCGGCTGTCGCTGCGATCCAAAGGAAAATTCTCTGTGAATGATCTTGCACGTCAATACTTTAACGGGGGCGGACACAAAAATGCAGCAGGGGGAAATTCCTATGCGAACATGGAGCAAACACTGGAAAAGATCCATGGCCTTTTGCCTCTTCTGAAAGATCAGTTGAACTATTAG